The proteins below are encoded in one region of Mangifera indica cultivar Alphonso chromosome 7, CATAS_Mindica_2.1, whole genome shotgun sequence:
- the LOC123221927 gene encoding uncharacterized protein LOC123221927: protein MENGRLLSLPQHRQTQPISLFIFVPQPKPSPIHFHLITYPHLRFPLITSTTRSHRRDFNAENFPPQNFNRQDDEEENDGDEEEDGSFYGKNLKRKRRWWSKKPKLKKKSRNVFDEVIESVWILKVFKSYGWFFPAIVISFLLATGPKAFLMSLAIPLLLSVLYLAFDKLWGMTQLKPRLRRKTSSSYVSSVEMEKEGQEGEETEKAKKGNQSWEGNNNGYFSKVSQDEPSFGGWDYLDEASFRRMVSPETSKTQRREEGKLSESRTSDTPLLLRLLIAFFPLIGFWAKMFW, encoded by the exons ATGGAGAATGGTCGTCTTCTTTCATTACCGCAACATCGCCAAACACAACCCATCTCCTTATTCATCTTCGTCCCTCAGCCCAAACCCAGTCCCATTCACTTTCACCTCATCACTTACCCTCATCTTCGATTCCCACTTATCACCTCCACCACCAGGTCCCACAGGCGGGATTTCAATGCTGAGAATTTCCCTCCTCAGAACTTTAACCGACaggatgatgaagaagaaaacgaCGGCGACGAAGAAGAAGACGGAAGCTTTTATGGGAAGAATTTGAAAAGGAAGAGGCGTTGGTGGTCGAAGAAACCCAAGCTGAAGAAAAAATCTAGGAATGTGTTCGACGAAGTTATAGAAAGTGTCTGGATACTCAAG GTATTCAAATCCTATGGTTGGTTTTTTCCAGCCATCGTTATATCCTTTCTTCTGGCCACTGGTCCAAAAGCTTTTCTTATGTCATTGGCAATTCCCCTTCTGTTGTCAGTACTGTATTTAGCATTTGATAAGTTATGGGGGATGACACAACTGAAGCCCCGGCTGAGGAGGAAAACATCTTCCAGCTATGTAAGCAGTGTCGAAATGGAGAAAGAAGGACAAGAAGGTGAAGAGACTGAAAAGGCGAAGAAGGGTAACCAATCCTGGGAAGGTAATAATAATGGTTATTTTAGTAAGGTAAGCCAAGATGAGCCCAGTTTTGGTGGTTGGGATTATCTTGATGAAGCAAGTTTCAGAAGAATGGTGTCTCCAGAGACTAGCAAAACACAGAGAAGAGAGGAGGGAAAGTTGAGTGAGAGCAGAACCAGTGACACACCCTTATTACTGAGACTGTTGATTGCTTTTTTCCCATTGATAGGTTTTTGGGCTAAGATGTTTTGGTGA